From the Capnocytophaga sp. oral taxon 878 genome, the window GCGTACATTGCAGCTTCCCATATTTGCCCTTCTTGCAATTCACCATCACCATGAAGGGTGTATACCAAATGTGTGTCGCCATTTAGCTTCTTTGCCAAAGCAACACCTATAGCTACCGAAAGTCCTTGCCCTAATGATCCTGAAGCTACGCGTATACCCTCCAAACCTTCGTGCGGAGTGGGGTGCCCTTGCAAACGTGAATTTAGCAAGCGGAAGGTATTTAACTCTTTCACGGGGAAGAATCCTCTACGTGCCAGCACACTGTAAAATAATGGTGATATATGTCCGTTTGAAAGGAAAAACAAATCTTCATCTCTACCTTCCATTGTAAAAGGTAGTTTAAAATCTAATACCTCATTGTAAAGGCATACTAAAAACTCAGCACAGCCTAATGAGCCTCCTGGGTGCCCTGAATTTACTTTGTGTACCATTCGTAAAATGTCTCGGCGTACTTGTGTAGTAAGGTCGGAAAGTTGTTGTATATTCATCGTATTTCTTTAGTTTTATTTTTGATGTGGCAAAGGTACAAATTAATTACTAATTAACAATAAATAATTAGTATTTTGTTCGTTTCTAATTGTTAATTAATATTTTTTTATTATTTTTGCCCCGAAAAAGAGTAAATCAGCTTATCGCTACAGTGTAGAGGAAAGTCTGGACACCACAGAGCATCATAGCGGGTAACACCCGTCCGCCGTAAGGCGAGGACAAGTGCAACAGAAAGAATGTATGGGTAATGCCATAGTGAAATCAGGTAAACTCTATGAGGTGCAACGCCGCGTAAACCAACGCCCGAGGGTTGCTCGCCCGATGTTGGAGGGTAGGCGGTTTGAGCTAATGAGCAATCATTATCCGAGATAAATGATAAGCACCTGCTTCTAAAAGTAGGTA encodes:
- a CDS encoding transketolase — its product is MNIQQLSDLTTQVRRDILRMVHKVNSGHPGGSLGCAEFLVCLYNEVLDFKLPFTMEGRDEDLFFLSNGHISPLFYSVLARRGFFPVKELNTFRLLNSRLQGHPTPHEGLEGIRVASGSLGQGLSVAIGVALAKKLNGDTHLVYTLHGDGELQEGQIWEAAMYAGGKGVDNLIATVDYNQKQIDGPTDKVLPLGNLRAKWEAFGWHVIDIEKGNDISAILKGLAEAKALTGKGKPICILLHTEMGNGVDFMMGTHAWHGKAPNDEQLAKGLAQNPETLGDY